Genomic segment of Thermodesulfovibrionia bacterium:
CCTGGAGCATTACCAAGCTGTTTATATGCTTATCATGATTTTCTGCCTTTCCGCTCCACTTTATATATAGGGGAATCCGCGTCAGTGGCTCATAAACTGAAAAATGATGCTGAACATGGCCTTTCTCACCGAAATGCTCGCCGTGATCGCTCGTGATAATTAATGTGCAGTCATCATACAGACTGCTCCTTTTCAGAAAATCAATAAAATCGGCAATGACCAGATCAAGATACAGTATCTCTTCCTCATACTTCAGTTTAATGTACTCAATCAGTTCACTGCTGAACGGCCCTGTTGCATAATGATCTAACGGTATCCTTTCATTGTAATAGCGCTCATGTGCTGTATTGCGCTTAACAAAGGTATTCCGTGTTACACGGGGCGGATTATAACGGTTGTGAGCCTGCATGAGATTTATAAAACAGAAAACCTGCTGGCTGCTGTTTTCAGATAAAAACCGCTTCGTGGATTTCATCGCCTTATTCGTTGATAAAGTGGCATCTATCAGGATATCCCGGTATCTTTTGTGAATCCTCTCCCTCATCCCCTTTATAACATCCATTCTATTGTCGCCTGCCGCAATTGATTGCAGCAGTCTCATTATCTTTTCAAGCCTGTCTTTTCCCTCCACCTTCAAAGATATCTCATCGCCGCCGGGATCCGGAAGCCATAACTGCAGGAATGTGTCAAACCCCTTGCCAAATCCAAACTGTTTTGCAATCAGGGCGTTTGCGATGCAGGCAAAGGTCCTGTAACCCGAATCCTGAAATAATTCCGCCAATGTTTTGAATATAGGATCCAGATTAAAAGAGGTCTTCGTTTCCATGACCTGTGACGGATACAGTCCGGTAAACAGAGATAAATGCGAGGGGGTAGTCCAGGGAGCCGGGGCATATGCCCTGTTGTAAACAATAAAATCATTATCAATAACCCGTGCCAGATTCGGCAGGGTATTTCGTGAGTTGCCGTAATGCGGCAGG
This window contains:
- a CDS encoding sulfatase, whose protein sequence is MSKEKVIIILCDTLRAKSLPHYGNSRNTLPNLARVIDNDFIVYNRAYAPAPWTTPSHLSLFTGLYPSQVMETKTSFNLDPIFKTLAELFQDSGYRTFACIANALIAKQFGFGKGFDTFLQLWLPDPGGDEISLKVEGKDRLEKIMRLLQSIAAGDNRMDVIKGMRERIHKRYRDILIDATLSTNKAMKSTKRFLSENSSQQVFCFINLMQAHNRYNPPRVTRNTFVKRNTAHERYYNERIPLDHYATGPFSSELIEYIKLKYEEEILYLDLVIADFIDFLKRSSLYDDCTLIITSDHGEHFGEKGHVQHHFSVYEPLTRIPLYIKWSGKAENHDKHINSLVMLQDLYTTFLNKLNHWQPCPESSFDLNSSDKRQWVISQLPDVTHDIQSCKERSPSFSMSDIGLEDTTLTAYVFNNGEKIIENGNKTLCYNLNIDPEEDKPYSTSAESLKVIKEIKSSL